One segment of Erigeron canadensis isolate Cc75 chromosome 2, C_canadensis_v1, whole genome shotgun sequence DNA contains the following:
- the LOC122590121 gene encoding protein UNUSUAL FLORAL ORGANS produces MEAFDHSHFVNTFPFSFPFPIPSTATITTNTSITTNPSWMDSRIWSRLPQRLVDRVIAFLPPPAFFRARSVCKRWYSLLFSHTFLQMYLHINHKSYYFIFFKQKPQNPKTTTTTTILKTTNTTHTPTDNMVPHEGYLLDPKTLSWNRFVFPLIPPGFSPTCSSGGLICWVSDEAGSKGLLLSNPLFPSLVTPLPSTLRPRLFPSIGLTISNSSIDVMVAGDDLISPYAVKNLTTESFHIDVGGFYSIWGTTSSLPRLCSLESGKMVYVQNNNSPGKFYCMNYSPFSVLGYDMVRNEWSKIQAPMRRFLRSPSLVESKGKLVLIAAVEKSKLNVPRSLRMWGLQNCGTTWVEIERMPQQLYVQFAELEGGRGFTCVGNGEFVVVMIVGGSAEKALLFDFSKKRWVWIPPCPYLGGGGASGSGGELNGFAYDPRLATPVTGLLDQLTTLNPF; encoded by the coding sequence ATGGAAGCTTTTGATCATTCCCATTTTGTTAACACCTTTCCCTTTTCTTTCCCTTTTCCTATCCCTTCTACTGCCACCATAACAACAAACACTTCCATCACTACTAATCCTTCTTGGATGGACTCCAGGATTTGGAGTAGACTCCCTCAACGACTCGTCGACCGAGTTATCGCTTTCCTTCCTCCGCCGGCCTTCTTTCGTGCCCGGTCCGTGTGCAAGAGATGGTATTCTCTCTTGTTCTCTcacactttccttcaaatgtacCTCCATATCAATCACAAATCCTactatttcattttctttaaacaaaagccacaaaaccctaaaaccacCACCACTACAACTATCTTGAAAACCACAAACACCACTCACACCCCTACCGATAACATGGTCCCACATGAAGGTTATCTTTTGGACCCAAAAACCCTTTCTTGGAACCGTTTCGTGTTCCCACTGATCCCACCAGGGTTTTCACCCACGTGTTCCTCTGGTGGGCTCATATGTTGGGTGTCGGATGAAGCGGGTTCGAAAGGTCTGTTACTTTCGAACCCACTTTTTCCATCTTTAGTCACCCCACTTCCATCAACCCTAAGACCTAGATTATTCCCATCAATAGGGCTAACAATCTCAAACTCTTCAATTGATGTAATGGTAGCTGGTGATGATTTAATTTCCCCATATGCAGTCAAAAACTTGACAACTGAAAGCTTTCACATTGATGTTGGTGGATTTTATTCCATTTGGGGGACCACATCATCTTTACCAAGATTATGTAGCTTGGAATCTGGAAAAATGGTCTATGTTCAAAATAACAACTCACCTGGCAAATTTTACTGCATGAACTATAGTCCTTTTAGTGTGTTGGGTTACGATATGGTTCGAAACGAATGGTCAAAAATACAAGCACCCATGAGGAGGTTTCTTAGGTCTCCAAGTTTAGTTGAGAGTAAAGGCAAGCTAGTGCTAATTGCAGCAGTGGAGAAAAGTAAGCTGAATGTTCCTAGGAGTTTAAGGATGTGGGGTTTACAAAACTGTGGGACCACATGGGTCGAAATCGAGAGAATGCCGCAGCAGTTGTATGTGCAGTTTGCTGAGTTGGAGGGCGGGAGAGGCTTTACTTGTGTTGGAAATGGAGAGTTTGTGGTGGTTATGATTGTGGGGGGGTCCGCGGAGAAGGCGTTGTTGTTTGATTTTAGTAAGAAAAGATGGGTTTGGATTCCGCCGTGCCCTTATCTGGGCGGTGGTGGTGCCAGCGGCAGCGGTGGTGAGTTGAATGGTTTTGCTTATGACCCTAGGCTTGCTACACCTGTAACTGGACTACTTGATCAGTTGACTACTTTAAATCCGTTTTAG